A genomic stretch from Plasmodium brasilianum strain Bolivian I chromosome 9, whole genome shotgun sequence includes:
- a CDS encoding hypothetical protein (conserved Plasmodium protein) yields MKKIKCYGRFLPESKLDKNREQEKHYLRKEKVVSKIYHENVSNLKIYNDIFNKRVKNISAGVSSLLIIINNDENDSDMLTLGGNTSLGIAFYIINDLVYCKKVDYKYVIMFSYFEIIKNRVTDKLKKYILLENYMVDVDRYGTIYDQKNYGKVITNKGKILNYMSLNLDIAGNKKNELLRNNSSSTNEKEECIKEEWNTILAPQNLDDFIKTKKMDKFKKGYTKSRNSCVWNEDEVKKIYLNHKNIKHVFELLYRDSRRGMKSRKKGRSKTNETSETSEAKQTNEAKERKKGKFRGVTYKIFAFDVQSRKECQKDEGNIKNGSIIIVSVNNVKNADSFRSNFLYNFFEFFLRVKEKMHCNSNNINTCFHHNKTKSAIVKYLQNYLWKQSMSPECISTLDFFSFELNFLYISSNISRYNNVNKFIYAYLKYLNESEYFLKLNGAMKYSKSEFYKIEENVYMFKCLLNYYSKFKLFDKDMNCRNANIMNILAILKSSIICSSELRESHYGSTENNINNILNLCRSMSGSDCCNQITRSFSTDIDSNRGLPPNVERKYLSMNKTKTQAKRNSNKFGDIKKISIDDVSKKYMQEEETGKYKIHVHVQDTQDKVEEKLVHMNIKSDIQCDDKVHLNVNLFSKDKRSDIYSFNRYATNKYYTGKYDKKIIKNHEYNHIYSEEESNNVKYDDVLQTRYKHSLENNKSRRNKNEKCKEENMHRESKKLDKIFDSTNENLLKCAMNLFLQDEGKSVHVFSKIDDHNINPFCLKNALRENNRKEKEEEKGKDKKIENEKGKEKKKEKEKKIENEKGKEKKKEKEKKIENEKEKEREKKIFDKNINVWKNDLKCEHVFNDTMTGKKDFVNSYISNKKSGKKFVFTNTLGMVCSQKSASCSDEKDGSSDSARSVAKFLNNIKKNRELLKSISSLDLDLKKGKKKVDNRANIIFDQVEKCLGDEEKKNSGKCKRVLIERERSEYQNEIIRGENEREKRVIKKQRGKRSAKQVEQSKDYMEEQYEKEKKRDVNKLKKKLLPSERNKIHPSNEKKNCILINVCDREKSRCSSSAYKFDGEDIGIKNGEKNKEDYISHLSLNSYKDNKLEENTNGYKDIMNSKSCLTSCISDGKEKDEIYKSVEPSSHMYYVHNSFNASKENYRRNYSSVSETMLSNDDYFKDNKSKKKTDNSNWITNELLEDRKENSDNKGSSSLFISSYQNEEENKKRLFFFQKGDCVTCEGGKGMNGGAKISKSSLDLILCNKKEEELEDKEVEVEVEDVEVDVEIVKEERRREEMNTMEEAVACKNCIKCECANITKEGESEKGGLSLTSHDFFRAMSGSANNGVIRKGKYLNKSEEEADDKEEVDDKEEADDKEEADNREDTYMYNSPESVFSFSSKNKNSSSKINDDSIGQVVEEIRSNYVLGRASGSTILLEELDKTLDEEKEEERGKTKECIHRKKGINKGTTSDSNSNYSFPCCDSCELDSNKIITEEIDDSIQFYHNNIKKLIKNNIALLKKRHKEDRDDLELLRKIKFAKGILNEYNNFLYNNRSDQTDKFLLLHEIITKNYEHVNRGEIKQLKKKVHDNYNNKHITTGLNKITPNEKLRKHNDCSENISRYQELGKRNINVEIKEDEKGDEKKTMKGNNTIDMERTRNDINIKRKVSKNLKDTFDKDGNYENRGAINEICSLNDSKDETRECNTRSYVTDLPNCAISFEDEKCYPNICYKDMDQNNNSDCCSCATTNRTVIDNNVKLPVYENRCANQFDEIRGNFIKKEIQNNYSLFDKCYSTGTSTSSKNKYSSKKLLIGKKRKENILSTHCYKEVCTPVEFSNMVEGENCSRKISSCKNYESAHIRDGKKKNDLSCRDSFNAINKNIIQRNSCLLGPTHASYFVEENMVPPYTDKEIIKGRKETKAVHNIERIITKEETTKYNDKRGMKSERTSLNRNMHLYSTDDCKSEYIYKSEKDDDNFFLLCKEDENIGRYKKDIFRKIKFKERILKKAVKEEKEKLTEIRRKKEKLHAFMSNSIKKYNNREREFAMVRSMILKIKYLEEKKQNKLKKITSELLKIDPLKERMLSLCIRKNHMLKIKKCEKKGHTDTSTSYYLNGEHGIKDSSKNVCKGYPYNLDKNRLAKKNDNLNAENEIETNVEYFFERMLPASHKKNSAQPFRDRSSNSYNEKKKKKKKKKNIYTYAQKNCGQFYVNSNFKSKYKCNANYNIGDENKRTQNSIIFSDLSENFKTQNKSKNKNKKNNNESDNDIDNNKNNNNNNKNNNDNNKNNNYNNKNINNNENKNNSPISCGNVKSFASIFSKAKLDEIDLNEKNINSSDIILKRKKIAHNITSQDSYIKRNEKEIDEAYSREHNTLEGKEENSTINNSSAHIINKQKEKKKILLAATREETFNTSENFIHKINNRKETADNCCMLHLKNLHTKEEEATILEHLKSSEASEDILNSDIHSRCVSSRGTYRTCTGSRSSTLVNTRNNSKQNNNINKRITSVSKNLLNAPIYEEGQSGRTSNTSYNFYDKFVRAKHRSVNRGNNHKKVDKDNISANSLSGVSSNGFHFITYKNQNILANEESAEDTNNFKIGLDIPFHVRDRTDRIEKRALRRADRTFKSKINNSCKKKKDSNISRKGNCIRRVSSVEIRGEGTENVQERTKRAVKVPLEENPNADVRISLNMINKQMNESKDNKWQGKGISHKRYQKEQIPFEYSLRRYNNFDNSEPKYVHPYFVPWSNGSYENVEKTGNNHVAQIKRNGNINVSYKNRNYNEKGEGKKKLHYEYCNTGYMDGHELINRGNNARSIQSSIEKEILEKKNKISCSNNKTGNSDIHSNNDRCSNNDRRSNNDRRSNNNSMSNNDRRNSNKNVEMIRVKTTISGPKETLIPCINYDTNNYNIKLGWWDFGEKFKLLSNIEKCKENIKEKYYKNRNNCKNRSLTTSTNKYFTKFLPNEYLYVPVTNNNIFKSKNSLKIKSNAVSDFQKLNLRPITGFIQSYKKEKQRQSKVPRAVIKLSRIPYVTSDYSRRRYEEKPEGRRGLSMGQVKLLSDAQGSNLRNSSGFLAKISKKLRGSHNSNCNNNSSNNCSNDNRNCNYHYSSSVRGSDSGRGSDSGRGSDSDNNNNDKDPHYFGRHESESKDILFKCRAKQTHALSSDHIYKKKMKNKNKNMIVNPRLNNIIYDINREKYCSNKYEETPKNFQKYKKMLGNESHIDGSLRTKSNGKRTSPAVNKFWSCPSEANHSVQSLEAESLEAEALEAESLEAESLEAEALEAESLEAESLEAEALEAESLEAESLEAESLETELLETKSLEAGSTSSEGDKCSLRNKNSKELTKKFNKENKNKKEEERLNEKICNPTSSYYRMIHKEGRNMHNNNISYSISSLSSQSESSLINRIKRYDEMGPNEQINERDVFIRYEEDNQIPKIKTAVNCKGIHLKNKKYCAACIPKDSTEYCNMSGGDYINKDAAKSERVSSGRVNSESICNERINIINNENENSENINSEGANNEYTNSEYNLTQNYPQINRNTSLNENYNNYPDEGISEEEICKRSSASISEKQKDYLKNTSYNEHKKYGCNTFQHKLGHTNNNQYMEARNKRSQHYEAQDKNKYDKDYLEKEYDAYFYDSH; encoded by the exons atgaaaaaaataaaatgctaTGGGCGTTTTTTACCAGAATCGAAATTAGACAAAAACAGAGAACAGGAAAAACATTACTTGAGGAAAGAAAAAGTTGTAAGCAAGATTTACCACGAAAATGTAtcaaatttgaaaatttataatgatatatttaacaaaCGAGTAAAGAATATATCTGCGGGTGTGAGTAGCTtacttattataataaataatgatgaaaatgattCGGATATGTTAACATTAGGAGGTAATACATCCTTAGGAATtgctttttatattattaatgattTAGTATATTGTAAGAAGGTggattataaatatgttattatgtttagctattttgaaataataaaaaatagggTTACGGATAaactcaaaaaatatatcttacTTGAAAATTATATGGTTGATGTTGATAGGTATGGAACGATTTAtgatcaaaaaaattatggtaAGGTAATCACTAATAAAggtaaaatattaaactaCATGAGTTTGAATTTAGACATTGCTGGTAATAAAAAGAACGAGCTATTACGGAACAACAGTAGCAGCACTAATGAAAAGGAGGAGTGTATAAAAGAAGAATGGAATACAATTCTGGCACCTCAAAACTTGGatgattttataaaaaccaaaaaaatgGACAAGTTCAAAAAGGGTTATACTAAAAGTAGAAATAGCTGTGTTTGGAATGAGGATGaggttaaaaaaatatatttaaatcatAAGAATATTAAGCATGTGTTTGAATTGCTATATAGAGATAGCAGAAGGGGGATGAAAAGTAGGAAAAAGGGTAGGAGTAAGACAAATGAGACGAGCGAAACGAGCGAAGCGAAACAAACGAATGAAGCAAAGGAgagaaaaaagggaaaattcCGCGGAGTAACCTACAAAATATTCGCATTCGACGTACAATCGAGGAAGGAGTGTCAAAAGGATGAagggaatataaaaaatggttCAATAATCATAGTTAGTGTTAACAATGTTAAGAATGCCGATTCGTTTAGAAGCAATTTTTTGTACAacttttttgaatttttcttaagagtaaaagaaaaaatgcatTGCAATAGTAACAACATAAACACCTGTTTTCATCATAACAAAACGAAGTCAGCCAtagttaaatatttacaaaattatttatggaAGCAAAGTATGTCTCCTGAGTGTATTTCTACCTTggatttcttttcttttgaattgaactttttatatatatccagTAATATTAGtagatataataatgttaataaatttatttatgccTATTTAAAATACCTGAACGAGTCAGAATATTTCCTTAAATTAAATGGTGCGatgaaatattcaaaaagtgagttttataaaatagaGGAAAATGTCTATATGtttaaatgtttattaaattattacagCAAGTTTAAATTATTCGATAAAGATATGAATTGTAGAAATgcaaatataatgaatattttagcAATTTTAAAATCTTCCATAATATGTAGTTCTGAACTAAGGGAGTCACATTACGGATCTactgaaaataatataaataatatccTTAATCTTTGTAGAAGTATGTCTGGATCAGACTGTTGTAATCAAATAACTAGAAGCTTTTCCACAGATATAGATAGTAATAGAGGCCTACCTCCAAATGTAGAAAGAAAATACTTAAGCatgaataaaacaaagacacaagcaaaaagaaatagtaaCAAATTTGGagatatcaaaaaaattagtattgATGATGTGTCAAAGAAGTATATGCAAGAAGAGGAGACaggaaaatacaaaatacatgtacatgtacaggATACTCAAGATAAAGTTGAAGAAAAGCTTGTGcacatgaatataaaaagcGACATACAGTGTGATGACAAGGTTCATTTAAACGTAAACTTGTTTAGTAAGGATAAAAGAAGTGATATATACTCTTTCAACCGGTATGCAACGAATAAGTATTACACAGGAAAGTATGATAAAAAGATTATAAAGAATCATgaatataatcatatatatagtgAGGAAGAAAGtaataatgttaaatatGACGATGTTTTACAAACTAGATATAAACATTCGttggaaaataataaatcaagaagaaataaaaatgaaaaatgtaagGAGGAAAATATGCACAGAGAGAGTAAAAAGCTcgataaaatttttgataGTACAAATGAGAACTTGCTAAAATGTGCGATGAATTTGTTTCTTCAAGACGAGGGGAAATCAGTACatgtattttcaaaaattgatGATCACAATATAAATCCCTTCTGCTTAAAGAATGCATTAAGAGAAAACAATAGGAAGGAgaaagaggaagaaaaagggaaagacaaaaaaatagagaacgaaaaagggaaagagaaaaaaaaagagaaagagaagaaaatagAGAACGAAAAAgggaaagagaaaaaaaaagagaaagagaagaaaatagAGAacgaaaaagagaaagagagagaaaaaaaaatttttgataaaaatattaacgtATGGAAGAACGATTTAAAATGTGAACATGTGTTCAATGACACTATGACGGGGAAGAAGGATTTTGTTAACAGCTatataagtaataaaaagagTGGGAAAAAGTTTGTTTTCACTAATACTCTGGGTATGGTTTGTTCGCAGAAATCAGCTAGCTGTTCTGATGAAAAAGATGGTAGCTCTGATAGCGCTCGTAGCGTAGCAAAATTTctaaataacattaaaaaaaatagagaacTTTTGAAAAGCATTTCTTCATTAGAtttagatttaaaaaaaggaaagaagaAAGTGGACAACAGAGCAAATATCATATTCGATCAAGTGGAAAAATGCTTAGGagatgaggaaaaaaaaaacagtggTAAATGTAAAAGGGTTCTTATAGAGAGAGAGAGGAGCGAGTATCAGAATGAAATTATAAGAGGTGAAAATGAAAGGGAAAAGCGAGTGATAAAGAAGCAGAGGGGAAAAAGGAGTGCGAAGCAAGTAGAACAATCAAAGGATTACATGGAGGAGcaatatgaaaaagaaaaaaaaagggatgttaataaattaaagaagAAATTACTTCCAAGTGaaagaaacaaaatacaCCCAtcgaatgaaaaaaaaaattgcattttGATTAATGTTTGCGATAGGGAAAAAAGTCGTTGCTCATCTAGTGCATACAAATTCGATGGTGAAGACATAGGTATAAAAAATGGAGAGAAAAACAAAGAAGATTACATTTCACATTTATCTCTAAATAGTTATAAAGATAATAAATTAGAGGAAAATACGAATGGATACAAGGACATTATGAATTCAAAAAGCTGCTTAACTTCTTGCATTTCAGATGGAAAAGAGAAGgatgaaatttataaatcAGTCGAGCCATCGTCACACATGTACTATGTACATAATTCGTTCAATGCCTCCAAGGAAAATTATAGAAGAAACTACTCCTCTGTGAGTGAAACTATGCTTAGTAATGATGATTATTTTAAGGacaataaatcaaaaaagaaaactgaCAATTCAAATTGGATTACTAACGAATTACTTGAAGACCGAAAAGAAAATAGCGACAACAAAGGAAGctcttctctttttattaGTAGTTATCAGAATGAAGAAGAGAATAAAAAgcgtctttttttttttcaaaaaggtGATTGCGTTACATGTGAAGGTGGAAAAGGAATGAACGGAGGCGCTAAGATTAGTAAGAGTTCACTGGATTTGATTCTATGCaataaaaaggaagaggAATTGGAGGACAAGgaagtagaagtagaagtagaagATGTAGAGGTAGATGTAGAAATTGTGAAAGAAGAGAGACGTAGAGAGGAAATGAATACAATGGAAGAGGCTGTAGCTTgtaaaaattgtattaaaTGCGAATGTGCCAATATTACAAAGGAGGGTGAATCTGAAAAGGGAGGATTATCCCTCACTAGTCACGATTTTTTTCGCGCAATGAGTGGTAGTGCTAACAATGGTGTAATCAGAAAGGgaaaatatttgaataaatCTGAGGAAGAAGCAGATGATAAGGAAGAAGTAGATGATAAGGAAGAAGCAGATGATAAGGAAGAGGCAGATAATAGGGAAGACACCTACATGTACAACTCCCCTGAAAGTGTGTTTTCATTTTcgtcaaaaaataaaaattcttcaAGTAAAATAAACGACGATTCTATTGGCCAAGTTGTAGAGGAAATTAGGAGCAATTATGTACTAGGTAGGGCAAGTGGTAGCACAATACTTTTAGAAGAACTCGACAAAACATTGGATGAGGAAAAGGAAGAGGAAAGGGGGAAAACGAAAGAATGCATTCATAGGAAAAAGGGCATAAATAAGGGAACTACCAGTGACTCTAACTCAAATTATTCATTTCCATGTTGTGATAGCTGCGAGCTTGACAGcaacaaaattataacagAAGAAATTGATGATAGTATAcaattttatcataataatattaagaaattaataaaaaataatatagcaTTGTTGAAAAAAAGGCATAAAGAAGATAGGGACGACTTAGAACTTTTGAGGAAGATAAAATTTGCAAAGGGTATTTTAAACGAATACAATAATTTCCTGTATAATAATAGGAGTGATCAAACAGataagtttttattattacacgaaattattacaaaaaattatgaacacgTAAATAGGGgagaaataaaacaattaaaaaaaaaggtacacgataattataataataaacatataaccACTGGGTTGAACAAAATTACACCAAATGAGAAGCTAAGGAAACATAATGATTGTTCTGAGAATATATCTAGATATCAAGAACTCGGAAAGAGAAATATTAATGTTGAGATTAAGGAAGATGAAAAAGGGGatgagaaaaaaacaatGAAGGGAAATAATACTATAGATATGGAAAGAACAAGGAacgatataaatataaaaagaaaggtttcaaaaaatttaaaagatacATTTGACAAAGATGGAAATTATGAa aaCAGAGGAGCGATTAATGAAATTTGTAGCTTAAACGATTCAAAGGATGAAACGAGGGAGTGTAACACCCGCAGCTATGTAACAGATTTACCAAATTGTGCTATATCTTTTGAAGATGAAAAATGTTATCCAAATATCTGTTATAAGGATATGGATCAGAATAATAACAGTGACTGTTGTAGTTGTGCCACTACTAATAGGACAGTTATTGACAATAATGTTAAACTTCCTGTTTATGAAAATAGATGCGCCAATCAGTTTGATGAAATACGCggaaattttataaaaaaagaaattcaaaataattattcattatttgaCAAATGTTATAGTACAGGGACTTCTACATCAtcaaagaataaatattccTCGAAAAAGCTACTAATtggaaagaaaagaaaagaaaatatattatctacACATTGTTATAAAGAAGTGTGTACACCCGTCGAATTTTCAAATATGGTTGAAGGTGAGAACTGTTCTAGGAAAATTAGCagttgtaaaaattatgaaagtGCACATATTCgagatggaaaaaaaaaaaatgacttATCATGCAGGGACAGTTTTAATgcaattaataaaaatataattcaaagAAATAGTTGCTTACTAGGCCCTACTCATGCTTCATATTTTGTTGAAGAAAATATGGTTCCCCCTTACACTGAcaaggaaataataaaaggtaGAAAAGAAACTAAGGCAGTTCATAATATAGAGCGtataataacaaaagaaGAAACAACTAAATATAATGACAAGAGAGGAATGAAAAGTGAGAGAACTTCCCTTAACAgaaatatgcatttatattcAACTGATGATTGTAAAAGtgagtatatatacaagaGTGAAAAAGATGacgataatttttttttactttgtaAAGAGGATGAAAACATAGGAAGGTATAAAAAGGACATATTtcgtaaaataaaattcaagGAGAGAATTCTAAAAAAGGCTGTAAAAGAGGAGAAAGAGAAATTGACTGAAATTCGacgtaaaaaagaaaaattacatGCTTTTATGAGCAATTcgataaagaaatataataacaggGAAAGGGAGTTTGCTATGGTGAGAAGcatgattttaaaaataaaatatttagaggaaaagaaacaaaataaacttaaaaaGATAACGAGtgaacttttaaaaatagaccCTTTAAAAGAAAGAATGTTAAGCTTGTGCATTAGGAAAAACCATAtgcttaaaataaaaaaatgtgaaaaaaaggGGCACACAGATACTTCTACTTCCTACTACTTGAATGGCGAACATGGTATAAAAGATAGCAGCAAAAATGTGTGCAAAGGTTATCCGTACAATTTAGACAAAAACAGattggcaaaaaaaaatgacaattTAAATGCGgaaaatgaaatagaaacaaatgtggaatatttttttgaaaggaTGTTACCAGCGagtcataaaaaaaatagcgcACAGCCATTCCGTGATAGGAGTAGTAACagttataatgaaaaaaaaaaaaaaaaaaaaaaaaaaaaaaatatatatacatatgcacaaaAGAATTGTGGACAATTTTATGTCAACtcaaattttaaaagcaAATATAAGTGCAACGCTAATTATAATATAGGTGACGAAAATAAGAGGACACAAAATTCCATCATTTTTTCAGACTTGtctgaaaattttaaaacacaaaataaaagtaaaaataaaaataaaaaaaataataatgagagTGATAATGATATtgataacaataaaaataataacaataataataaaaataataacgataataataaaaataataactataataataaaaatattaacaataatgaaaataaaaataattcaccCATCAGCTGTGGAAATGTAAAATCATTTGCGTCCATATTTTCCAAAGCAAAACTAGATGAAATtgatttaaatgaaaaaaatataaacagttCGGACATAATtctgaaaagaaaaaaaattgcccATAATATTACATCACAAGATAGTTATATAAAACGCAACGAGAAAGAAATAGATGAAGCCTATTCACGTGAACATAATACATTAGAAGGAAAAGAAGAGAACAGTACTATAAATAACAGTAGTGcacatattattaataaacaaaaggaaaaaaaaaaaattttattagcTGCAACTCGGGAAGAGACTTTTAATACCTCCGAAAATTTCatacacaaaataaataacagaAAAGAAACTGCTGATAATTGTTGTATGTTACatctaaaaaatttacatactAAAGAAGAGGAAGCAACTATTTTGGAGCACCTCAAAAGCAGTGAAGCTAGTGaagatattttaaattctGACATTCATTCGAGGTGTGTAAGTAGCAGGGGTACATATAGGACTTGCACTGGCAGTCGATCGAGCACGTTAGTTAACACACGCAATAAtagtaaacaaaataataatataaataaaaggatTACAAGTGTTAGTAAGAACCTATTGAACGCTCCCATATATGAAGAAGGACAAAGTGGAAGAACAAGTAACacttcatataatttttatgataaatttGTTAGGGCCAAACATAGGAGTGTAAATAGGGGAAACAATCATAAAAAGGTTGATAAAGACAATATCAGTGCCAATTCGCTATCAGGGGTTTCATCCAATGGTTTTCATTTCATTACATATAAgaatcaaaatatattagcgAATGAAGAAAGTGCTGAagatacaaataattttaagaTAGGACTGGATATACCTTTCCATGTGCGTGATAGAACTGACAGAATAGAGAAAAGGGCACTGAGGCGTGCTGACAGAACTTTCAAgagtaaaattaataattcttgtaaaaaaaaaaaagactcaAATATAAGTCGCAAGGGGAATTGCATCCGTAGAGTAAGTTCAGTGGAAATAAGGGGAGAAGGAACAGAGAACGTGCAGGAAAGAACAAAGAGAGCTGTAAAAGTCCCCCTAGAGGAAAATCCTAACGCTGATGTTCGCATATCCCTTAATATgataaacaaacaaatgaatGAATCAAAAGATAATAAATGGCAAGGAAAAGGAATATCTCATAAGAGGTATCAAAAGGAACAGATACCTTTTGAATACTCATTAAGgagatataataattttgataattCAGAGCCAAAATATGTTCATCCGTATTTTGTTCCCTGGTCGAATGGTAGTTATGAAAATGTTGAGAAGACAGGAAACAACCATGTAGCACAGATAAAGCGGAATGGCAATATAAACGTGAGCTATAAAAACagaaattataatgaaaaaggagaggggaaaaaaaagctCCATTATGAATACTGCAACACTGGTTATATGGATGGTCATGAACTCATAAACAGGGGAAATAATGCCAGGTCAATTCAAAGTTCCATAGAAAAGgaaattttggaaaaaaaaaataaaattagctGCAGTAATAACAAGACCGGTAATAGCGATATACACAGTAATAACGATAGATGCAGTAATAATGATAGACGCAGTAATAATGATAGACGCAGTAATAACAACAGCATGAGTAATAACGATAGACGAAACAGTAACAAAAACGTTGAAATGATTAGAGTAAAGACTACCATTAGTGGACCTAAGGAAACTCTCATCCCATGTATTAACTATGAcacaaataattataatattaaattaggGTGGTGGGATTTCGGGGAGAAGTTTAAGCTACTTTctaatattgaaaaatgtaaagaaaatattaaagaaaaatattacaaaaatagaaataattgtaaaaatagaTCATTAACTACATCAACTAACAagtattttacaaaatttctACCAAATGAATATCTGTACGTGCCCGTAActaacaataatatttttaagagtAAAAATTCGCTTAAAATTAAGAGTAATGCTGTAAGTGactttcaaaaattaaatttgaGACCTATAACAGGTTTTATAcaatcatataaaaaagaaaaacaaagacAGAGTAAAGTACCCCGTGCTGTAATTAAACTATCCAGAATCCCTTATGTTACTAGTGATTATAGTAGGCGTCGATATGAGGAAAAACCTGAAGGAAGGCGAGGGTTAAGTATGGGACAGGTAAAACTCCTATCAGATGCACAAGGGTCGAATTTACGTAATTCTTCCGGATTCCTCGCTAAGATATCGAAGAAATTAAGAGGGAGCCACAACAGTAATTGCAATAATAACAGCAGTAATAATTGCAGTAATGATAACAGAAATTGTAACTATCATTATAGTTCTAGTGTTAGAGGTAGTGATAGCGGTAGGGGTAGTGATAGCGGTAGAGGTAGTGatagtgataataataataatgacaaGGATCCTCATTATTTTGGGAGGCACGAATCTGAGTCCAAAGATATACTCTTTAAATGCCGAGCGAAGCAAACACACGCACTGTCAAGCGATcacatatacaaaaaaaaaatgaaaaataagaataaaaacatGATCGTGAATCCACGgttgaataatattatatacgatattaatagagaaaaatactgttctaataaatatgaagaaacACCTAAAAactttcaaaaatataagaaaatgttGGGCAATGAATCCCATATCGATGGTAGTCTACGCACAAAGAGCAATGGAAAAAGAACCTCACCCGCTGTCAACAAATTTTGGAGTTGTCCAAGCGAAGCGAATCATTCAGTACAGTCGCTAGAAGCAGAGTCGTTAGAAGCAGAGGCATTAGAAGCAGAGTCGTTAGAAGCAGAGTCGTTAGAAGCAGAGGCATTAGAAGCAGAGTCGTTAGAAGCAGAGTCGTTAGAAGCAGAGGCATTAGAAGCAGAGTCGTTAGAAGCAGAGTCGTTAGAAGCAGAGTCGTTAGAAACGGAGTTGTTAGAAACCAAATCGTTAGAAGCCGGGTCCACTTCAAGCGAAGGAGATAAATGTTCACTTCGTAACAAAAATTCAAAAGAATTAACTAAAAAGTTcaataaggaaaataaaaacaagaaaGAGGAAGAACGCttgaatgaaaaaatatgtaaccCCACTTCATCATACTATAGGATGATACACAAAGAAGGAAgaaatatgcataataaCAACATTTCATATAGCATATCTTCATTAAGTAGTCAAAGTGAATCATCGCTGATTAACAGAATCAAACGTTACGACGAAATGGGACCTAATGAGCAAATTAACGAACGTGACGTATTTATTAGGTATGAAGAAGATAATCAGATTCCGAAAATTAAAACTGCTGTAAATTGTAAAGGCATAcatttaaagaataaaaaatattgcgCTGCTTGCATTCCCAAGGATAGCACAGAATACTGTAACATGTCCGGAGGggattatataaataaggaTGCAGCAAAGAGTGAAAGAGTAAGCAGTGGAAGAGTAAACAGTGAGAGTATATGCAACGAACGTATaaacattataaataatgagaatgaaaatagtgaaaatataaacagtGAGGGGGCAAACAATGAATACACAAATAGTGAATACAACTTAACTCAAAATTATCCTCAAATAAACCGCAATACCagtttaaatgaaaattataataattaccCAGATGAAGGGATCTCGGAAGAAGAAATATGTAAGAGATCTTCTGCTTCTATCAGTGAAAAACAGAAGgattacttaaaaaatactagttataatgaacataaaaaatatggttGTAATACGTTTCAGCATAAATTAGGTCatactaataataatcaGTACATGGAAGCACGAAATAAAAGAAGCCAGCATTATGAAGCACAAGATAAGAACAAGTACGACAAAGATTATTTGGAAAAGGAATAtgatgcatatttttatgatagtcattaa